DNA from Kitasatospora acidiphila:
CGCCGACCTGTCGGAGGCGACCGGTGACGACCCGACGGTCGGGCCGCGCGGCCTGGTCGACCTCCAGCGCGCCATCGTGGAGTGCCCCAAGCCGGTGATCGCCTACGCCAACGGGCACGTCCGGGCCGGCGGGCTCGGCCTGGTCGGCTCGGCGGACCTGGCGATCGCCGGACCGGCCTGCACCTTCGCCTTCACCGAGGTGCGCCTCGGCCTGGCTCCCGCGGTGATCTCGCTGCCGCTGCGGCCCAAGCTGGAGCCGCGCGCCGCGGCCCGCTACTACCTGACCGGGGAGACCTTCGACGGCGCCGAGGCGGCCCGGATGGGCCTGGTGACCATCGCGACCGACGAGCCCGAGCAGGCGCTCGCCCAGGTGCTGGACGCCCTGCGGCTGGCCTCCCCGCAGGGGCTCGCCGAGACCAAGCGCTTGGTCAGCGCCGAGGTGCTGGCCTCGTTCGAGGCCGACACCGAGGCCCGGGTGGCGCAGTCCGCGCGCCTGTTCGGCTCACCCGAGGCCCAGGAGGGGATGCGGGCGTTCCTGGAGCGCCGCCCCGCGCCGTGGGCGGT
Protein-coding regions in this window:
- a CDS encoding enoyl-CoA hydratase family protein, with product MTSAPAGPLVRVSTAGSVTTLELDSPHNRNALSTRLMAELTEGLAQAAKDPQVRAVVLGHTGKVFCAGADLSEATGDDPTVGPRGLVDLQRAIVECPKPVIAYANGHVRAGGLGLVGSADLAIAGPACTFAFTEVRLGLAPAVISLPLRPKLEPRAAARYYLTGETFDGAEAARMGLVTIATDEPEQALAQVLDALRLASPQGLAETKRLVSAEVLASFEADTEARVAQSARLFGSPEAQEGMRAFLERRPAPWAVPGA